Proteins found in one Cobetia sp. L2A1 genomic segment:
- a CDS encoding NUDIX domain-containing protein yields MRHELLLMRHGKSDGTVATDDFHRPLKERGKRGAQRMGAWLAQQDLVPQVIMSSPALRARATAEKCVKSMGLGVDVIELKPALYCEDEKPLLKTLRACPDSVTRLMVVCHNPALEDAVVWLTGKRPRPPKATKLVPTAAVVRLSFEGSWDSLRSGQMQLELIQRVRSLPEGFPWPFPGGDERRERPAYYYQQSAVLPCRWEDGRLEVLLIGSSSDRHWSLPKGIVEPGLSPLASALKEAQEEAGIEGEALEHAPIYFTYEKWGAPVEVCLFAVEVARELEENEREEPHRSRRWVSADAAPALLGRRELGDAVSTLVGSLEAKAS; encoded by the coding sequence ATGCGCCATGAATTGCTGTTGATGCGCCATGGGAAATCCGATGGAACGGTAGCGACGGATGACTTTCACCGCCCCTTGAAAGAGCGTGGCAAGCGGGGTGCCCAACGCATGGGTGCCTGGCTGGCTCAGCAGGATCTCGTGCCTCAAGTCATCATGAGCTCGCCGGCACTGCGTGCGCGAGCGACTGCCGAAAAGTGTGTCAAATCGATGGGGCTGGGCGTCGATGTGATCGAGCTCAAGCCGGCGCTTTATTGCGAGGACGAAAAGCCGCTCTTGAAGACACTGAGGGCCTGCCCTGATAGCGTCACGCGCCTGATGGTGGTGTGTCACAACCCAGCGCTGGAAGATGCGGTGGTCTGGCTGACGGGCAAGCGTCCACGTCCGCCCAAGGCGACCAAGTTGGTGCCCACGGCAGCCGTCGTCAGGCTGAGCTTCGAGGGCAGCTGGGACTCACTGCGCTCCGGTCAGATGCAGCTTGAACTGATTCAGCGGGTGCGGTCCTTGCCGGAAGGATTTCCGTGGCCATTCCCGGGCGGTGATGAACGGCGTGAGCGTCCTGCCTATTACTACCAGCAATCTGCTGTCTTGCCGTGTCGCTGGGAGGATGGTCGCCTGGAAGTTCTGTTGATTGGTTCGTCTTCTGATCGTCATTGGAGCCTCCCCAAGGGCATTGTTGAGCCCGGTTTGAGTCCGCTGGCGTCTGCTCTCAAGGAAGCACAGGAGGAGGCGGGAATCGAGGGCGAGGCGCTTGAACACGCCCCTATCTACTTCACGTATGAGAAGTGGGGCGCGCCGGTCGAGGTCTGCCTGTTCGCGGTCGAGGTCGCGCGTGAGCTGGAAGAAAATGAGCGTGAAGAACCCCATCGGAGCCGTCGTTGGGTGTCCGCCGATGCAGCACCGGCGCTTCTTGGCAGACGCGAGCTTGGCGATGCGGTCAGTACCTTGGTGGGGTCGCTCGAGGCAAAAGCCTCATGA
- a CDS encoding GAK system ATP-grasp enzyme has translation MINLKIGVVGIPGKWSTEVLADLIEARSGFRLVIDMAAVSLDLDSGQLLYRDAQGEMHDLSELDALVVKKISREYAPGSLDRLELLRVAEARGVRVFSRAESMIRLIDRLSCSVTMANAGIPMPATLVTEDITAACAAVKRYGAAVFKPLFSTKARGMCIIEDTGDDLALEAAVRDFSALHPMMYLQQRLNLPGQDYGMVFVGGRYLCSYARMSGGDAWNTTIHAGGKYAPFTPSDDLIALAERAQAPFNLDFTTVDVALTDDGPIVFEVSAFGGFRGALEGAGVDAAAAYLDHVLEVLS, from the coding sequence TTGATTAATCTCAAAATCGGGGTGGTCGGTATTCCCGGCAAATGGTCCACCGAGGTGCTGGCGGATCTCATCGAAGCGCGTAGCGGATTTCGTCTGGTGATCGACATGGCTGCCGTCTCACTGGACCTCGACAGTGGCCAGTTGCTCTATCGCGACGCGCAAGGAGAAATGCACGATCTCAGCGAGCTGGATGCCCTTGTCGTCAAGAAGATCAGTCGTGAGTACGCTCCCGGCAGTCTGGATCGACTGGAATTGCTGCGTGTCGCTGAGGCGCGTGGCGTGCGCGTGTTCAGTCGCGCAGAGAGCATGATTCGTCTGATCGATCGCCTGAGCTGCAGCGTGACGATGGCCAATGCCGGCATCCCGATGCCGGCCACGTTGGTGACGGAAGACATCACTGCAGCCTGTGCCGCCGTCAAGCGCTACGGTGCTGCGGTATTCAAGCCCTTGTTCTCCACCAAGGCGCGCGGCATGTGCATCATCGAGGACACGGGTGATGACCTGGCGCTGGAAGCTGCCGTCCGTGATTTCTCGGCCTTGCACCCGATGATGTATCTGCAGCAGCGTCTGAATCTGCCGGGGCAGGATTACGGCATGGTATTCGTGGGCGGCCGCTACCTGTGCAGTTATGCACGCATGAGTGGTGGCGACGCATGGAATACCACCATCCATGCGGGAGGCAAGTACGCACCCTTCACGCCCTCGGATGACCTGATCGCGCTGGCAGAACGCGCGCAGGCGCCATTCAATCTTGATTTCACCACGGTAGATGTCGCTTTGACCGATGATGGTCCAATCGTCTTCGAAGTCTCAGCCTTCGGTGGTTTTCGCGGGGCGTTGGAGGGGGCAGGGGTGGATGCCGCCGCAGCCTATCTGGATCACGTGCTAGAGGTACTGTCATGA
- a CDS encoding TIGR02450 family Trp-rich protein: protein MHRINPEKLLRSKWTAIAPQNRERHFIVTTLHRDEENEHVVKVTLQAVMTHNDYMLAWRDLADDTVWQMGWK, encoded by the coding sequence ATGCACCGTATCAACCCTGAGAAACTGCTGCGGAGCAAATGGACTGCCATTGCTCCACAGAATCGCGAACGCCACTTCATCGTCACGACACTGCACCGCGATGAAGAGAATGAACATGTCGTCAAGGTCACTCTGCAGGCTGTCATGACTCACAATGATTACATGCTCGCCTGGCGTGACCTGGCGGACGATACCGTGTGGCAGATGGGCTGGAAATGA
- a CDS encoding phosphotransferase — protein MNQAWPESTRDNLRFLCSEVDNQFACLQAFVSTPTAALARKLLDRQGYAQNLCLRIEQACPDARTHKRSQARARFQQSLVDVASGLARLSELARGCLEQLIRIDDSQLIDDVVLIKSLRRVRRGILRSEMSLENGSLSLSLKLARSRDKLKRDSETRIAGLTGQLKKKRAPAEDLTHLLFVAREIEQMGEVLGQLGEAVISAALGQSLNFERYASLTHLVNELGSGSPNTADMHVETLAETRSGSRISGIAASGSSRAALGHDSHGATDADTHDGQSAASNDKSSVRKEGKGSRSASSPSEYLAIFKDGLERKVEEERVGVERWHDIYPGIAPRILSHHQQGDSAALLIEHLPGMTIEHILINEDAALNRQAQTVLVETLFDVWGVTRQNTPVHAAHMRQLLKRLADVYQIHPEFKECGVSLCGRPQASLEQLVEQATRVETTLQAPFSVYIHGDFNVDNILYDPVAQRIRFIDLHRSAYMDYVQDVAVFMVSHYRLQLTDDVLRARILSMALRFAHKARRFAEMQEDATFEPRLALGLARSFATSTRFILDAGLAGRMFMRARFILEHLLAADLSRPADYRLPLEELFVD, from the coding sequence ATGAATCAGGCCTGGCCTGAAAGTACGCGTGATAACCTGCGATTCCTGTGTTCTGAAGTCGACAATCAGTTCGCGTGTCTCCAGGCATTCGTATCGACACCGACAGCCGCGCTTGCCCGCAAGCTGCTTGACCGGCAGGGGTATGCGCAAAACCTGTGTCTGCGAATCGAGCAGGCATGTCCGGATGCGCGGACTCACAAGCGTTCGCAAGCTCGCGCGCGCTTTCAACAGAGCCTCGTCGACGTCGCCAGCGGCCTGGCACGGCTGAGTGAATTGGCGCGCGGCTGTCTGGAACAGCTGATTCGTATCGATGATAGCCAGCTCATTGACGACGTCGTGCTGATCAAATCATTGCGCCGGGTAAGACGCGGCATCTTGCGCAGCGAAATGTCACTCGAAAATGGCTCATTGTCCCTGTCGCTCAAGCTGGCCCGCAGCCGAGACAAGCTCAAACGCGACAGTGAAACGCGCATTGCTGGTTTGACGGGACAGCTGAAGAAGAAGCGCGCACCCGCTGAGGATCTGACGCATCTGCTGTTTGTGGCACGCGAGATCGAGCAGATGGGAGAGGTGCTGGGGCAACTTGGAGAAGCCGTCATCTCGGCAGCGCTGGGCCAGTCGCTGAATTTCGAGCGCTACGCCTCATTGACACACCTGGTCAACGAGCTGGGCAGTGGCAGCCCAAATACCGCTGACATGCATGTCGAGACACTGGCCGAGACTCGTTCTGGTAGCCGCATTTCGGGGATTGCTGCCTCAGGGTCTTCCCGTGCAGCCTTGGGCCATGATTCACACGGCGCGACTGATGCAGATACTCATGATGGCCAGTCCGCTGCCAGCAACGACAAGAGCTCGGTCAGGAAAGAGGGCAAAGGCAGTCGTTCAGCGTCATCACCCAGCGAGTATCTGGCCATCTTCAAGGATGGCCTGGAACGCAAGGTCGAAGAGGAGCGAGTCGGGGTTGAGCGTTGGCACGACATCTATCCGGGCATTGCACCTCGCATTCTTTCTCACCATCAGCAGGGCGACAGTGCCGCGCTACTGATTGAGCACCTGCCGGGCATGACGATCGAGCATATATTGATCAATGAGGATGCTGCACTCAATCGCCAGGCGCAGACAGTGTTGGTCGAGACGCTCTTCGATGTCTGGGGAGTGACGCGACAGAATACGCCGGTGCACGCCGCTCACATGCGCCAGCTCCTCAAACGACTGGCGGATGTCTATCAGATTCACCCGGAATTCAAGGAATGTGGCGTCAGCCTCTGCGGGCGGCCACAGGCGTCGCTTGAGCAGTTGGTCGAACAGGCCACGCGCGTCGAGACAACGCTGCAAGCCCCATTCTCGGTCTACATCCATGGGGACTTCAATGTGGACAATATCCTCTACGATCCCGTGGCGCAGCGTATCCGTTTCATCGACCTGCACCGTTCGGCCTACATGGATTACGTCCAGGATGTGGCAGTCTTCATGGTGTCTCACTATCGACTGCAATTGACGGATGACGTGCTGCGCGCGCGTATCCTGTCCATGGCCTTGCGGTTTGCACACAAGGCACGTCGTTTCGCCGAGATGCAGGAGGATGCCACCTTCGAGCCGCGTCTCGCGCTGGGGCTGGCGCGTTCATTTGCCACCTCGACACGCTTCATTCTTGATGCCGGACTGGCGGGACGCATGTTCATGCGGGCCCGCTTCATTCTGGAACATCTTCTAGCGGCTGACCTGTCACGTCCCGCTGATTACCGCTTACCTCTAGAGGAGTTGTTTGTTGATTAA
- a CDS encoding LysR substrate-binding domain-containing protein: MKIEWIEDFLALIEAGTFSLAAERRNVTQPAFSRRIRQLEEWLGVELVYRQSQRMILTQHALEYEPELREWLTRLYTLRSRLRSEARQGPKAIITTQHTLTVSYLPRLLRYFRHNSPESGLQVKSLDRYECIELFERNQADLLLCSELKGAPIFSDSNTGIERISLGLEQLLPVCASDESGRAMYVPSEHQRLPLIAYDPESFMGQILASPFLIDLQRAKDIDIICETSFTLGIRELVMAGLGIGWLPHGLIEDDLESGKLVSLLDELGSPTLEVACYRHCDKGTKSAKLLWGLLNQSPPSI; this comes from the coding sequence ATGAAAATCGAATGGATAGAAGATTTTCTTGCATTGATCGAAGCAGGCACATTCTCGTTGGCCGCAGAACGGCGGAATGTGACACAGCCAGCCTTCTCACGAAGAATTCGTCAGCTGGAGGAATGGCTTGGGGTAGAGCTGGTATATCGACAGTCACAGCGAATGATCCTGACACAGCATGCTCTGGAATATGAACCTGAATTACGTGAATGGCTGACACGGCTATACACATTGCGGAGCCGCCTGCGCAGTGAAGCTCGGCAAGGGCCCAAGGCTATCATCACTACCCAGCACACGTTGACGGTCAGCTATCTGCCGAGGTTGCTGCGTTACTTCCGCCATAATTCACCGGAATCAGGGTTGCAGGTAAAGTCACTGGATCGCTATGAATGCATCGAGCTCTTCGAGCGCAATCAGGCGGATCTACTGCTGTGCTCCGAACTCAAGGGCGCTCCTATCTTCAGCGACAGTAATACTGGCATCGAACGCATCTCACTCGGACTTGAACAACTACTGCCCGTTTGCGCCTCGGATGAGTCCGGCCGCGCCATGTACGTACCCAGCGAGCATCAGCGCCTGCCGCTCATCGCCTACGATCCGGAGAGCTTCATGGGACAGATACTGGCCTCGCCCTTCCTCATCGATCTACAGCGCGCCAAGGATATCGATATCATCTGCGAGACATCCTTTACCCTCGGAATCCGTGAGCTGGTCATGGCTGGCTTGGGCATAGGCTGGCTTCCCCATGGCCTGATCGAGGATGACCTCGAAAGTGGCAAGCTGGTATCCCTGCTGGATGAACTAGGGAGCCCGACACTGGAAGTCGCCTGCTATCGGCATTGTGACAAGGGTACCAAGTCCGCCAAGTTACTTTGGGGCTTGCTCAATCAGTCCCCCCCCTCGATATGA
- a CDS encoding HprK-related kinase B, protein MNASLRESITTLGSRPFAQWRADECFGALSQGTALLDDVLYFKAEGFRLCLKTDHPELLTRLADYFRHCAQILPSTRLHEVAGQDVPIMHALSAPRLEDSPRAEALGLVPEAFVDWQPEPGKTRRKDAIIELVDARLIFKVRTGMCFLRSREHNLAFGPCADNESQIINFLLTQHMSYLQHQGGLICHASAIAKGDRAVAIAAFSGGGKSTTMVAALEHPALDFISNDRVFIMPALSEESLEEEVPQGHLPSDLLLAGQSLTGQPPRVCGIAKLPRINPGTMLNNPRLRPLLTPECVAACEAMPIDELWDLEDKHDLIIPDVYGPDRIRPSGILSAVLILNWTRGSQAPLEVKEVDVMANASLMRAVMKTPGPFHQLSDGRFIANGTLLDPVPYLARLKQVRVLEVTGGVDFARLIDGHLNPLLEV, encoded by the coding sequence ATGAATGCCTCGCTACGCGAATCGATCACGACTCTGGGCAGCAGACCTTTCGCGCAATGGCGGGCAGACGAGTGCTTCGGCGCGTTGTCGCAAGGGACGGCGTTGCTGGACGATGTCCTGTATTTCAAGGCGGAGGGCTTCCGTCTATGCCTGAAGACCGATCACCCTGAACTGCTCACGCGTCTTGCGGACTACTTCCGACATTGCGCGCAGATCCTGCCATCGACGAGGCTTCATGAGGTGGCCGGTCAGGATGTGCCGATCATGCATGCGCTGAGTGCACCACGACTGGAAGATTCCCCGCGGGCTGAAGCGTTGGGACTGGTGCCCGAGGCATTTGTTGATTGGCAGCCGGAGCCGGGCAAGACGCGACGCAAGGATGCGATCATCGAGCTTGTTGATGCTCGCCTGATCTTCAAGGTGCGCACCGGCATGTGCTTCTTGCGCAGCCGTGAACACAATCTCGCCTTTGGTCCCTGTGCTGACAACGAGAGCCAGATCATCAATTTTCTACTGACGCAGCACATGTCTTACCTGCAGCATCAGGGCGGGTTGATCTGTCATGCCTCGGCGATTGCCAAGGGGGATCGCGCGGTCGCGATCGCCGCGTTCTCCGGCGGGGGAAAGTCCACCACCATGGTGGCAGCGCTGGAGCATCCCGCGCTTGATTTCATCAGCAATGACCGCGTCTTCATCATGCCGGCGTTGTCTGAGGAGTCGCTGGAAGAAGAGGTGCCGCAAGGCCATTTGCCATCAGACCTTTTGCTAGCAGGTCAGTCGCTGACAGGTCAGCCACCAAGAGTCTGCGGCATTGCCAAGTTGCCCCGTATCAATCCAGGTACCATGCTGAACAATCCCAGGTTGCGCCCCTTGTTGACGCCTGAGTGCGTTGCGGCATGTGAAGCCATGCCCATCGATGAGCTCTGGGATCTGGAAGACAAGCACGATCTCATCATTCCCGATGTCTATGGGCCGGATCGCATTCGTCCCAGCGGCATATTGTCTGCCGTGCTGATTCTCAATTGGACACGTGGCAGTCAGGCGCCTCTGGAGGTCAAGGAGGTGGACGTCATGGCGAATGCCTCACTGATGCGCGCCGTGATGAAAACGCCGGGGCCTTTCCATCAGCTGTCAGACGGACGTTTCATCGCCAATGGCACTCTGCTGGATCCTGTCCCCTATCTGGCTCGCTTGAAGCAGGTGCGTGTCCTTGAGGTAACGGGTGGCGTGGATTTTGCCAGACTGATTGATGGTCATCTCAACCCCTTGCTGGAGGTATGA
- a CDS encoding NADH:flavin oxidoreductase/NADH oxidase, producing MSTLFSPLRLGPVTLENRIIIAPMCQYSAEDGRMQAWHDQHLGSLAQSGAGLLIFEASAVAPEGRITYGDAGLWDDASRDAMKAVVDHIRPYSPMPLAVQIGHAGRKASCEKPWDGGKAIAPGESNGWQALAPSAIPFSEGGPLPEAMTTQQIAQTIEDFVLAARRAVEAGLQGIELHAAHGYLLHQFLSPLSNQREDAYGGTLANRMRLTLDIFDAVRASIPDDIVLGVRISATDWAEGGWDLAQSIELAKQLDTRGCHYLHVSSGGLSEHQQIPVEPNYQVPHAEALKSHVVMPVIAVGLITDPQQAEDIVTNEHADAIALARGILYDPRWPWHAAAALGETIKVSPQYLRCQPHGLKQLLENQEG from the coding sequence ATGTCTACACTGTTCTCTCCGCTTCGTCTAGGGCCTGTCACGCTCGAAAACCGCATCATCATTGCACCCATGTGTCAGTACTCTGCTGAAGACGGACGTATGCAGGCTTGGCATGACCAGCACCTGGGGAGCTTGGCTCAGTCCGGTGCGGGGCTGTTGATTTTTGAAGCTAGCGCCGTGGCACCTGAAGGACGCATCACCTACGGTGATGCTGGGTTATGGGATGATGCGAGTCGCGATGCCATGAAAGCTGTCGTCGATCACATCCGTCCCTATTCACCGATGCCATTGGCGGTCCAGATTGGTCATGCGGGGCGCAAGGCCTCCTGCGAGAAGCCGTGGGATGGCGGCAAGGCCATCGCGCCCGGCGAATCCAATGGCTGGCAGGCACTGGCCCCCAGTGCGATTCCCTTCAGTGAGGGCGGTCCGCTACCAGAGGCCATGACGACACAGCAGATTGCCCAGACGATTGAAGACTTTGTGCTGGCGGCACGTCGTGCTGTAGAGGCAGGCTTGCAAGGCATAGAGCTGCATGCCGCACATGGTTATCTTCTGCATCAGTTCCTCTCACCTCTGAGCAATCAGCGTGAAGATGCCTATGGGGGTACGCTTGCCAATCGCATGCGCTTGACGCTGGATATCTTCGATGCCGTGCGTGCCTCGATCCCTGACGACATCGTATTGGGTGTACGTATCAGTGCGACCGACTGGGCAGAAGGTGGGTGGGACCTGGCGCAAAGCATTGAGCTTGCCAAACAGCTGGATACTCGCGGCTGCCATTATCTCCATGTCTCCAGCGGTGGGTTGAGCGAGCATCAGCAGATTCCGGTCGAGCCCAATTACCAGGTGCCACATGCCGAAGCGCTCAAGTCCCATGTCGTCATGCCGGTCATCGCTGTCGGCCTGATTACTGACCCGCAGCAGGCAGAGGATATCGTGACAAATGAGCACGCAGATGCCATCGCTCTGGCACGCGGGATTCTCTACGATCCGCGTTGGCCGTGGCATGCTGCAGCGGCGCTGGGTGAGACGATCAAGGTGTCGCCCCAGTATCTGCGCTGCCAGCCTCATGGGTTGAAACAGCTGCTGGAAAACCAGGAGGGCTGA
- a CDS encoding amphi-Trp domain-containing protein, whose product MKGDKQEKSLFRHESLQSIEGVQDILKAIIKGLGKGLLSFRDEDGDIRLTPRGLLTLKVTARREDDYHRMDIRLSWHARPGAKRNKTLKISDDDSH is encoded by the coding sequence GTGAAAGGCGATAAGCAGGAAAAGTCACTATTCCGACATGAATCACTGCAGTCCATCGAAGGTGTACAGGATATTCTCAAGGCCATCATCAAGGGCCTCGGCAAGGGACTTCTGTCATTCAGGGACGAAGATGGTGATATTCGGCTCACGCCACGCGGACTGCTCACACTCAAGGTGACAGCTCGGCGAGAGGATGACTATCATCGTATGGATATACGGCTATCGTGGCACGCACGGCCCGGGGCCAAGCGGAACAAGACGCTGAAGATTTCCGATGATGATTCACATTGA
- the bla gene encoding class A beta-lactamase, translating to MLGSMTLLSAHAIAEVPAALSQDSVRTIEQEVDARMGVAVLDTADGTRFTYRGDERFPMSSTFKALACGSMLALVDAEQESLQRKVKIKPEAVVTYSPVTETQTEGDGLTLSELCNAAVTISDNTAGNLILDAVGGPAGLTAYLRSLGDDTTRLDRTETSLNEATPGDVRDTTTPNAMVTTLQKLLLGDALSEDSRIKLQSWLLANTTGEGKLRDALPAGWQIGDKTGGGGHGTNNDVAIIWPPGHAPLIVAVYLTESDASLAQRNAAIAGIGRLLVTQAGQR from the coding sequence ATGCTGGGGTCTATGACGCTGCTATCGGCACACGCCATTGCAGAGGTTCCTGCGGCGCTTTCACAAGACTCGGTTCGCACGATTGAGCAAGAAGTGGATGCCCGTATGGGTGTTGCCGTACTGGATACCGCTGATGGAACGCGCTTCACCTACCGTGGCGATGAACGTTTCCCGATGAGTAGTACGTTCAAGGCACTGGCGTGCGGGAGTATGCTGGCCTTGGTTGATGCCGAGCAAGAGTCATTGCAGCGTAAAGTGAAGATCAAGCCGGAAGCCGTTGTGACCTACTCTCCGGTAACGGAGACGCAAACCGAGGGTGATGGCTTGACCCTCTCCGAACTGTGTAATGCGGCCGTGACGATCAGTGATAACACCGCAGGTAATTTGATTCTCGATGCCGTGGGCGGGCCAGCAGGACTGACTGCGTATCTTCGCTCACTGGGAGATGACACAACGCGTTTAGACCGCACCGAAACCTCGCTCAATGAAGCAACGCCTGGCGATGTGCGGGATACCACGACACCCAATGCCATGGTGACAACGCTGCAGAAGTTGCTATTGGGAGATGCGCTGTCGGAAGACTCGCGCATTAAACTGCAAAGCTGGTTGCTGGCGAACACGACGGGTGAAGGCAAGCTGCGAGATGCCTTGCCGGCGGGCTGGCAGATAGGCGATAAAACCGGTGGTGGTGGGCACGGCACCAATAATGATGTTGCGATTATTTGGCCGCCTGGTCACGCTCCGCTGATTGTTGCCGTCTATCTCACTGAGAGTGACGCGAGTTTGGCACAACGCAATGCCGCGATTGCGGGCATAGGACGTCTACTGGTGACTCAGGCGGGGCAGCGCTGA
- a CDS encoding metallophosphoesterase — MTANSLRRAVPRYRGPATYLDALPSRACEWPLEHQHTSPKDETDESSRDASTRRGTFGKKDWPSRDIIFISDAHADAEAFIASLVASGGVHLTSKGSLKLTVKGKQCVFVIGGDCLDKGPSNIELLEALRSLMLSGARLKLLAGNHDMRLMLALMRLSHDNSARTDHLFVRMGAKGLALLKEVFDHYLVDKPRAMKSIPSRAECRRRLFPGADWAEDFRKTAKGVLEGHALEKEIARLESKMSGFERACEKQGLSLRQTYAAALKAHELFLKPGGRFTWFFDEMRLAYRSGAFLHVHAGVDDAFAKRLGHQRVAEVNREFQRILREDPFAFYYGELANVLRTKYRKSDMPLTATGVKHLSKVGIRAVMHGHVNHCNGQQLNWRCGLLHIEGDITLDRNSRSKEGLSGVGMGATLIEACGRIIAVSNDHCVVKVFVP, encoded by the coding sequence ATGACAGCCAATAGCCTGCGTCGTGCAGTGCCTCGTTATCGTGGCCCCGCTACCTACCTGGATGCCTTGCCGTCACGGGCTTGTGAATGGCCGCTCGAACACCAGCACACCAGCCCGAAGGATGAGACAGATGAATCTTCGAGAGATGCCAGTACTCGCCGTGGCACCTTTGGCAAGAAGGATTGGCCGTCTCGCGACATCATCTTCATTTCGGATGCCCATGCAGATGCCGAAGCCTTCATTGCCTCACTCGTTGCCAGTGGGGGCGTTCATCTCACGTCCAAGGGCTCGCTGAAACTGACAGTAAAGGGCAAGCAGTGCGTCTTCGTTATCGGCGGTGATTGTCTTGACAAGGGGCCGAGCAATATCGAGCTGCTGGAAGCACTTCGCTCACTCATGCTGAGTGGGGCACGTCTCAAGTTATTGGCCGGAAATCATGATATGCGCCTGATGCTGGCGCTGATGAGACTCAGCCATGACAACTCGGCACGTACCGATCACTTGTTCGTGCGCATGGGCGCTAAGGGATTGGCGTTGCTGAAGGAGGTATTTGATCACTACCTGGTCGATAAACCGCGCGCCATGAAAAGTATTCCCTCACGTGCCGAATGTCGGCGACGGCTATTTCCTGGCGCTGACTGGGCCGAAGATTTCCGGAAAACCGCGAAAGGCGTGTTGGAAGGGCATGCACTCGAAAAGGAAATAGCGCGGCTGGAATCCAAGATGTCGGGGTTCGAGAGAGCGTGTGAAAAACAGGGGCTGAGCTTGCGACAGACCTATGCCGCGGCCCTCAAGGCACATGAGCTGTTTCTCAAGCCTGGCGGACGTTTTACCTGGTTTTTCGACGAAATGCGTCTGGCATATCGCAGTGGGGCCTTCCTGCATGTCCATGCGGGAGTCGATGATGCCTTTGCCAAGCGGCTCGGCCATCAGCGGGTTGCTGAGGTCAATCGCGAGTTTCAGCGCATTCTGCGTGAAGATCCCTTCGCCTTCTATTACGGTGAGTTGGCCAATGTGCTGAGAACCAAATACCGCAAGAGCGACATGCCGCTGACAGCAACAGGGGTGAAGCATCTGTCAAAGGTCGGCATACGCGCGGTGATGCACGGGCATGTGAATCATTGCAATGGGCAGCAACTGAACTGGCGGTGTGGACTTTTACACATAGAGGGCGATATCACGCTGGACCGCAATTCGCGCAGCAAGGAAGGTCTCAGTGGCGTGGGGATGGGCGCGACGTTGATCGAGGCTTGCGGTCGGATCATCGCTGTCAGCAATGACCATTGCGTGGTCAAGGTGTTCGTGCCCTGA
- a CDS encoding histidine phosphatase family protein, producing the protein MTGPFPRRVALIRHGEYHQQPDTPSAHQPHPLTREGEVHAEAGAQEVLALCHLHGWQIEDCLHSSTLLRAWQTGSFMAATLERALGQPFKLITHDVLCERSLGSAANLTARQIEHVISQDPRMSALPNDWKSNSHYRLPLPGAESLLQAGERVAAYLHALPLPASSASLTLVIGHGAAFRHAAHLLGVLAFEEIARLSMHHGRPVILEEVLLEDVCEAEDDNALQAASAPEDVRTTTQWRHVAGEWKQRKLHESARD; encoded by the coding sequence ATGACAGGACCATTCCCTCGGCGTGTGGCATTGATACGCCATGGCGAATATCACCAACAGCCTGATACGCCGAGCGCCCATCAACCCCATCCATTGACTCGTGAGGGTGAGGTACATGCCGAAGCCGGAGCACAGGAGGTACTGGCGCTCTGTCATCTTCATGGTTGGCAGATCGAGGATTGCCTGCATAGCTCCACGCTACTTCGTGCATGGCAGACTGGGTCATTCATGGCTGCCACTCTCGAACGCGCGCTTGGGCAGCCTTTCAAACTCATCACACACGATGTGCTGTGCGAGCGGAGTCTTGGCAGTGCCGCTAATCTGACCGCCAGGCAGATTGAGCATGTCATATCACAGGACCCGCGCATGTCGGCTCTGCCCAATGACTGGAAGTCGAACAGCCATTATCGTTTGCCCTTGCCAGGGGCCGAGTCACTGCTTCAGGCGGGAGAGCGTGTCGCAGCATATCTGCATGCCTTGCCGCTGCCTGCGTCATCCGCCTCACTGACATTGGTGATCGGTCACGGTGCGGCATTTCGGCATGCGGCGCATCTTCTTGGTGTGCTCGCGTTCGAGGAGATCGCACGTCTTAGCATGCATCATGGTCGTCCCGTGATCCTAGAAGAAGTGCTCCTGGAAGACGTATGCGAGGCTGAAGATGACAACGCACTTCAAGCTGCGAGTGCTCCTGAAGATGTGCGTACAACGACCCAGTGGCGTCATGTGGCGGGAGAGTGGAAACAACGCAAGTTACACGAATCTGCACGAGATTGA